CACCGCGCGAATGCTGTGCGCTGCCACAGCCACATCCACCATCGGATCATTTTTATACCGATTCGAAAGCGTTTCAACATCCTGGAGAACTTTGTCAACCGAAGGATCGCAAAAACGTTTTTGAGTGGACTCGATTTCCTGGTACTGTCCGGCCCGAAAATAGGCTGTTCGAATCAAAGTAATTCTGACACCCACCTCTTTTGCCGCGCGAATAACCGAATCTGCGAGAATAGTCCGGTCGTCATAAGGCGTGCCATCCTGCTGGTGATGCACGTAATGGAATTCGCCAACTGCCGTCACTCCGGACATTGCCAACTCCACAAATGCAAAACGCGAAATATTAAATATGTCATCGGGATCCAGCTTGCCGGCAAGTTCATACATGAGCCCGCGCCATGACCAGAAGGAGCCGGCTTTTGTTTGTCTGCGCTGGGTGCGGCCACGCAAAGCACGCTGGAAGGCGTGCGAATGGGCTGTTGCCATGCCGGGCATGACGATGTGATTTCCCTGGCGAAATATTTTGGGTGAGTTCTTCATTTCAATTTTTAGACCTTAGTTTGCTTCAATAAAAATACGATAATACCTAAACGGATACAACTACAAAAAATTAATTGAACATATTTAATGTTTGATTTTTTGGTATAAATTTTTAAGTTTAATTGTTATGTTAGGAGTTAAAATTATGACTGATACACTTGTCAAAGAAGTCGCATCACAGTTTTCGCTTTCCGAAAAAGAGTTGAAGAGAGAAGGAATCAAAGCGTTTTTACAAAGTCAACTTCACCTGTTAGAAGTAGAACGCCAGCAAATTTTTAGGAAGTTTGATCTGAAATCGTTTGTGGAACTCGACAAATATGTAACTGAACACCCCGACAACGAATCTGATCTTCTCGAAGATTTTGAAAAAGCCGACAATTTGACATTTCGGATTGATGAAATAAAAAAACTATTCAAGCGGCTAAATGATAAATGATCGAACTTGACCCGCTTGCCGAAATAGCCTCTACGGAATTTTCAGATATTGTCATTGCTTGCCAAATTATAAATCACAAACTAAGAGTGACGCTTGTGGATGATTCCTATATTGATTTTCGCTGGTCACTCGCCTTGCCCGGAAGATTCTCATATCATTGGGAACGAAGGGATATCACCGGAGAAATCTATCGCCACGATAACTCACCTCATTCAAAGTGGAAGGGGTTAAAAACATTTCCTCTTCACTTTCATTTCGGCTCTGATTCCAATGTAATTGAAAGTAAAATAAGTTTGAAGCCGGAAACTGCAGTTAGAGAATTTCTCGCTTTCGCGAGACAGAAATCACTGGAATCGTAATATGAATCAACCGTTGCAAACCATTCACTTAGACCCGCTAAAACACACGGATAGTGTCGAAGAATTTTTAGATTATTTTCATCTGCCGTCTAAAAATCCGGGTCTCGTTTTTCTACAAGAAATCCTTAGGCGCTTCGCGCAAATTCCTTACGAAAACATCAGTAAAATCATCAAGCTGAGCCGGAATTGGGATTCGCAAGTCAGCAAAATCAGGCTCCCTGAAGAAGTTATCGAAGCTCATATTTCAAGCCAATTAGGCGGGACCTGCTTTTCGTTGACTTTTTTCCTGCAATCGATTTTAGCTCAAAATGGCTTCACCTGCTATCCGGTAATGGCGGATATGAAGGCCGGTAAAAACATCCACTGCTGCTTGATTGTGGTTTTGGATTCGGTAAAATATTTGATAGACCCCGGCTATTTGCTCACCCAGCCGATGGAAATTAATCCACAGAAGCCCAAACTTTTCCGCAATGAATTTTCGGGCATAGAGCTCCGTTTCCATCCATCAAGTGAGACATGTGATCTTTTTACTTTTAATAAAAAAGAATGCAAATGGCGCTACCGGTTTCGGGATCGGGCGGTACCCTCCGAAGAATTTCTCCAACACTGGCTG
The genomic region above belongs to candidate division KSB1 bacterium and contains:
- a CDS encoding amidohydrolase family protein, with product MKNSPKIFRQGNHIVMPGMATAHSHAFQRALRGRTQRRQTKAGSFWSWRGLMYELAGKLDPDDIFNISRFAFVELAMSGVTAVGEFHYVHHQQDGTPYDDRTILADSVIRAAKEVGVRITLIRTAYFRAGQYQEIESTQKRFCDPSVDKVLQDVETLSNRYKNDPMVDVAVAAHSIRAV
- a CDS encoding arylamine N-acetyltransferase, yielding MNQPLQTIHLDPLKHTDSVEEFLDYFHLPSKNPGLVFLQEILRRFAQIPYENISKIIKLSRNWDSQVSKIRLPEEVIEAHISSQLGGTCFSLTFFLQSILAQNGFTCYPVMADMKAGKNIHCCLIVVLDSVKYLIDPGYLLTQPMEINPQKPKLFRNEFSGIELRFHPSSETCDLFTFNKKECKWRYRFRDRAVPSEEFLQHWLASFGWNSMHGICLTKVMKNGMLYIHKNFMRETTFSDKRNFNIKRNYHAAIHENFGIDKQIVEQAQAALHDNLERKKELGLWVPKKSVLKEIVRDANSLP